A window from Triticum aestivum cultivar Chinese Spring chromosome 6D, IWGSC CS RefSeq v2.1, whole genome shotgun sequence encodes these proteins:
- the LOC123143503 gene encoding eukaryotic translation initiation factor 3 subunit F, giving the protein MAAPETSTCGAGPALLFPSSSSSSSSARVEAVVVFTICDSFVRRPDQAERVIGTLLGSVLPDGTVHVRNAYVVPHSESADQVALDIEYHHNMYASHQKVNPKEVLVGWFSTGFGVSGGSTLIHEFYSREVQSPIHLTVDTGFTMGEASIKAYVSSNLSLGDRHLAAQFQEIPLDLKMLDAEKVGFEMLKSTMVEKLPNDLEGMESSMQNLYALIDEIYKYVDDVVEARVAPDNKIGRFIADTVSSMPKLSPASFDRLFNDKIQDNLALVYLSSITRTQIAVAEKLNTAAQVL; this is encoded by the exons ATGGCGGCGCCGGAGACCTCCACCTGCGGCGCGGGCCCCGCGCTCCTCttcccgtcgtcctcgtcctcctcgtcgtccgcgCGGGTGGAGGCCGTCGTCGTATTCACCATCTGCGACAGCTTCGTGCGCCGGCCCGACCAGGCGGAGCGCGTCATCGGCACCCTCCTCGGCTCCGTCCTCCCCGACGGCACCGTCCACGTCCGCAACGCCTACGTCGTCCCCCACAGCGAGTCCGCCGACCAG GTTGCTCTCGACATTGAGTACCACCACAACATGTACGCGTCGCACCAGAAGGTGAACCCCAAGGAAGTGCTTGTGGGATG GTTCTCCACTGGCTTTGGTGTTTCAGGGGGTAGTACGCTTATCCACGAATTTTATTCAAGAGAAGTACAGAGCCCTATTCATCTTACTGTTGACACTGGCTTCACCATGGGGGAGGCTTCCATCAAAGCCTATGTCTCATCCAACCTGTCTCTTGGAGATAGGCACCTTGCCGCACAATTTCAGGAAATTCCTCTGGACTTGAAGATGCTTGATGCAGAAAAAGTTGGAT TTGAAATGCTGAAATCTACGATGGTGGAGAAGCTCCCCAACGATTTGGAAGGAATGGAGTCTTCAATGCAAAATCTATATGCTCTTATTGACGAGATCTACAAATATGTTGATGATGTTGTG GAAGCTCGTGTGGCACCAGACAACAAGATAGGCAGGTTCATTGCTGACACCGTCTCCTCCATGCCAAAGCTGTCTCCAGCATCTTTTGACAGGCTCTTCAATGACAAGATTCAG GACAATCTTGCGCTGGTATACCTGTCAAGCATCACACGGACTCAGATCGCGGTCGCCGAGAAGCTGAACACCGCCGCCCAAGTCCTGTGA